TCTTGCACGATCTATTTGATTTCTacatttaaataaatcttatatgtgTTTAAAAGTTAtatgttacaattttaaaacaaaattttaatgaatggtataaattattttagggATGAacgtttagagtttaaattgatacaattatcaATTTAGATTATAAGTTACACAATCTTTAAAAGCTTAATGAGCCATTTGGTTTAAAGTTTTCTAGATGTCCATAAATTAAGTATGACTGGGAATTAAAGATTGATGAGAATAAAAAATGACTTGGTTGTGCATGGAAATGGAAATGCTATTTGAATTTTATAGgaacaaattaactttgtatttaatttataaaattaattgtgacagctctataaaattttatagattaattgataaacaataaattcaattcaaaattttgagaaaaataattatttaacaaccaaataataattattaaattattaatcacaagtatttgtaaaatgagtaatttataatGAGTATTATAAAGTATTAAATTGAAGCAAATTTAcctttcaataattaatttacaccataataattttaaacaaaataatttaatttaaatctcattcatagaacaGAAAACTAtgagaataaaataataaaatgaaaagaaaaaataaaaatagaaaaagatgaataataaatagaataaagaatgaaaaataaaaaaataaatatattaaaaaaatagaagaaaacatGCAAAGAAAGGCATCCTTAtgcttgaaaaaaatatttttccaggTAAATACCTCAAATTCTCCAACCAAACAAGTATTTTATATATCCATATCCATTTCCACATCTGTTCCTTCAAACCAAACAACCCATAAGAggataaattgatttttatcctATAATCTATTATGAACAAAGATTAGGGTTGATTGAATATATGTCATTTCAAATATATTcgtaataaattaattttaatatttatcaaccacaacaatatatataattgaaaatgGTGAAAAGATAAGAGACGTGAATGAaagtttttaaataaaagagattaaattgaaGAGACTATTCCCAACACTATAAACTAGATGCACATTTAGTCACAGTAAATATTTCTCGGTGACAATTGATATGAACTCATTTATTTAAGATAAAAGGTTCAAATTCTCATATCCTAcctataataatataattaaaaaaatcgcTTAAGCACACATTTAACAACTTTAAGAAAATCAATCTCGGGCATTCATTACCATTTATGTTTAATAATGTTGATAAACACTAATCAACTTAAACATAACTCAaccattaaaataatatttataacttCTCGTTGACTAATTGACCAACAAAGATCAATAAACATTTTTAACTTctacatttatatatattaaattatcacCCAAAAATTGCAtatgatttttcaaaaaatgtgATCACATCGAACTTGTAGGAATATTTAGCCTCCAAATTAGATTGCGTTGGATGGGTAAAAAAATCCATCCATCATTTGATTcactaataattaaaaaggtttATTATTTCGTTATTCCCATCAATTCTTCAAATTATCTATCTTCTATGATATTTATCAACTCAATTCAGGCCGCCAAACACCCGAGAAATATAAGtgcgtgtatatatatatatatataggcaaAAAAATGCAATTGGTGAAGCctgaaaaaaggggaaaaaatggaAGCGCTTTATCTTGTAGGCTCCATTCTCAGTTCATTCTTCACCTCTTTCATTCTCTCCCTTATCCTCCCCTTCCGATGGCTTCTCCGTCGTATTTTCTTCAGTTCCACCGCCCCTGCTACCGCCGGTTCCGGAAAAGGAGCAGATTCGGTCACATTATACCAAGGTATTGTTTGGCACCAGCGTAGGCGTCCCGTCCACCATTCTTTCAGGTACGCTGTTCGGTATGCCCTAATTGACCTCGACCGCTCGCCTTCTCCTCCGTCTGATCATCTCTCCGCCGTTGATGCTCGCCGAGTTGCTGGTACCTCTGGACCCGTGTAATTTCTTGAttatctcatcttcttaacTTGCATATACTCTATTGTTTTCTCGTTTAAATATCTTTATTGTACTGAATTGGCTGGTTGAAGCTTAATTTCGTGTGTTGTGACTTGTGATGGAATTGATGTTCGTGAATGTTACTTTCAGATATCTCCTGACAATTCCAACTAGTGTGGGTTATGTACAAAATCCGTTGAGTTTGTATTATTGCTACGAAATCGAAAACTCTGCACAGCACCTGAAGAAGTGCATAGCGGAGGTTCGTTTTTAGTATTATTACTTCTACTTTTAAGAGTATAAGCCGTGTTCGAAAATGGAAAGAAGAAATTGAACTCAAACAGATTCTTGTGCTTTTTTAGGTAACAAATACGCCATGGGGTGAGAGGGTCTCATTTGTTTTCAATCCGAATTTTGATGTAGTAGCTAAGCCGTTGCATGTCAGCCCTTTTATGGTAAGTCTTTCTGGTTCTTTTCCCGTTATATGAGTATAACTCGTGCCAATAGTAGttgatagtttttttctttgatggatgttattttcaatttgattGGACATAAAGTAGTTTCTTAGATTCCTCATATTCTTGTTTCTTGATGCAATTCCTAGCAGACGATGCTTTGATCTTCCTAGTTGGTCTTAACGAAGCTGGAATTGATTAAGAACTCTTGTTAATAATTAGTTTGAAATCTGCAGTAGATCTTTTTCGGTCAGAAATATTTCTCTAAGTATTGAAAAGTCTGTATCTGATTTATTATTGAGAGCTATTTCTTTCACCAATTGAAGAGCGATAAGAGGTTATTAcaggataaataaataatactGAAAGTTAAAGAGGTAGTGCAGTTGGAGACCGAtaatatttcttaaataattGCAGAACATATTGAGTGACAGCACTGTATCTTCATGTTAgataatatgatattaaatttgccTTCATCCCTTAAGCTTTTGGGTTAATTGGATGCTTGATCATAAGTATCTTGCGCTGCTATCAGAATGGAGTTTAAGTGCTAATAAAATAATGACATTCTCCAGCTACCTTgtacatcatatttatatcaatatgCAGCCTAGAAGAATTTACCATTCATTATATCATGGTTTTTCAGTcttgaagagaagaaaaatgttaGAATATATTCTTCATTTTATAAGGGTGGATGGGGTGAAGAATCTTTAGGATCCAGAAAAAATTTTAGTTCACGTCAATTGGCTCTGGTTTGGTGATTCTGCTCCTAATTCTATGTTTGGTAATCTGTGTTTATTTAAAGATTCTATGTTTGGGAGAATTATTTACATTATCATTATTTTGGTTTTGACGATGATTGTAGCAAtccttttgaaaatttgttattcAAATGGAGCCATAAGCGTTTTCTTCTACATGCTATTGTACTATTCTACATTCTCCATCACTGTCATAGAATAATTTTGCTGTAGTTTTTCTTGTTATAACatgtttttttatattgttACCCATTGCAAAAATAATTTCAGGACATGCTTGGGAATTGGAGTATCAAAGCAAGTGCTCCTGGTGATAATTTATATGTTGCAATCTCAGTTCAGCACCCTGAACTTGGTGACTACTTTTCTGCCACGTTGAAACTTAAAAGAGTGTCCCCATCTTTTGGATCTGATCACTCGAGTTTTTTTTATCTGATGCCGCATAAAGTCGCAATATGGATATATTGGCATGTAAGTGGAATTTTTGTAAGTTTTGAATTAGTTATCAATTGTCTTCAACAGTTTTCTGTTTATCCAGAACCAATTGGTTAGATACATCATTCTGGCTTTTATCCTTAGTAAAACAAGCCCATACAAAATCTCCAAACGAAGTACCAAGAAGAATAATGAACATTTGCCAAATCATAGACGTCCACCCTTCATCTATTGCAGTAAATTCGTTAATTTCCTTCCAGCCACCAAACCCAAGATGATGTTTTGACAGGATCTTCAACATTTCTTTGAAGTTTGATTGCACACAAAAGTTTTAATTTGTCGTTCTTAGCTGAGAAATCAAGGATTTATTAACTGTTGAAGCTAAGGAAAAGAGCTTCCTTGTAGTTCCTGCTAGAAGTAAACAATAGGATATTTTGTTTTAGTCTCCTTTCCAGTTTATTTAGTTCTTCAAGATACACCAACCAGCAAAAGAACTTACTTTTTAGTCTTTACCTTTCTAAATCGAAAGGGCAGGACTTTTGGTAACAAGGAGTTGGTTGGTACCGGTACTAGTTAACCTTGAAAATAGTGATGAATGATAATTCAACTATAATATTTTCACCTCTTTTTGACCTAACCCCACCCAGTAATCTGATAGGCCCCTAGTAACAAAGGTATATGAAAGAAGGAGGAAAACCATGAAAAGGGTAGAGAATGAGATAGGAAAATGCAACAAAATGTAATGAAAAGGATGTGGGCCCTAGGAATATTGTTAGTCATGTGAGGAGAGGAAGAAAAtaggagggggggggggggtccACAAGTGGGGAGTATTTGTAAGGCCATtgaggccatgagaaggtagaGAAGATTGTGGTGTAACAATCTCATTATGGGTTTGAGAGGAGGGAAGGGGAGCTCTTGAATTCTCCCCCTTTGTTAGTAAAATAAGGAAAAGCTTCCAAAGTTTATCACCTAGTATCAGAGCAGTTACCTGGGTATGGTGAGAAAAATGGAAAGCCGAATGATAGCTATGGAGGAAAAACAGATGGAGATCGAGGAGAAGATAAGTCTACAATCGAAGGAGGTGAAGGAATGGATGAGGAACATGTCCGCTCAGATGGCCTTGGTCCTATCTAGGTTGGACGCGATGAATAGTCCAGAGAAACACTCACCATCATCCGAGAGGACCATATCGGAAAAAGGGAAACAGACGGCAGAAGGATCATCATCCCGAGCAGAAAATCAAGAAAGTAAAGAGGGGATCCACGCACCTGGGAACAAGGAGATACCCCTGTTTGATATGAGGTTGAGGAAGTTGGAAGTGCCGATTTTCAAGGGAGAAGATGATGAGAACCTCGACTGCTAGTTACACAGAGTCAAGTGATATTTTGTGGTGAATTGACTATCGGAGAAGGACAAATTGGATGTCGCTGTACTGTGCTTTAGAGGGAGAGGCGTTGGACTGGTATCAATGGGAGGATGACTGGTCGCCGGTAGGAAGTTGGTCGCAATTTAGGGAGTTGTTCTTGACAAGGTTTCAGCCAGCAAGTGAAGCAGATCGGTACGCAAGAGTGATGCGCGGCTTCAGCAGGAGACGACTATGAGGGAGTATCGGCAGAAGTTTGAACGTTATTCCGCCAGGTTGAAGGAGTTGGGTGACAAGGTCTTGGAGAGCAAGTTCGTGTGTGGGCTTAAGGAAGAGATCCAAAGCGAGATGAGGAAATTGAAGCCCGAAGGCCTGAAGGCCAAGATGCAGATGGCCCAACTAATTGAAGAAGACCAATTACTCCAACGACGATTGGGTAAGGGAGTCAGGTCGGATAGTAACAATAACCCGAATGCGAAAGGCGGGTCAAGTGCGAGCGGGGCGAGCAACCCGAGTAGTCGAATTATCACGATCAACCCGAACCGAGGAAGCTCAACAGGCTCGTCGACGGCGAACATTCCCCGGGGAGAAATGGGAGCAAAAGGAAACGCCGGCGGCACGTTTCGGAGGCTTTCGGACGCACAAATGAAGGAAAAGAGAGACAAGGGACTGTGTTTTAGATGTGACGAGAAATTCAACTTCGGCCATCGTTGCAAGA
The nucleotide sequence above comes from Benincasa hispida cultivar B227 chromosome 3, ASM972705v1, whole genome shotgun sequence. Encoded proteins:
- the LOC120074219 gene encoding uncharacterized protein LOC120074219, whose amino-acid sequence is MEALYLVGSILSSFFTSFILSLILPFRWLLRRIFFSSTAPATAGSGKGADSVTLYQGIVWHQRRRPVHHSFRYAVRYALIDLDRSPSPPSDHLSAVDARRVAGTSGPVYLLTIPTSVGYVQNPLSLYYCYEIENSAQHLKKCIAEVTNTPWGERVSFVFNPNFDVVAKPLHVSPFMDMLGNWSIKASAPGDNLYVAISVQHPELGDYFSATLKLKRVSPSFGSDHSSFFYLMPHKVAIWIYWHAFKLWWKGVQFLQHPRYTNPSYKADATIRDQQLQCCKGIGSNGNNHPELKIENEIDLSDRKNADREFFWTNAKWPWS